From a region of the Triticum aestivum cultivar Chinese Spring chromosome 7D, IWGSC CS RefSeq v2.1, whole genome shotgun sequence genome:
- the LOC123164896 gene encoding mechanosensitive ion channel protein 2, chloroplastic isoform X2: protein MAVGMTSHLFQGGTTTSRFSQINKFRGQDLLVQNVLDRSYRPMLYVPCRHRASGAKSFALPVSWKEIPLVKSTSSVLARSCDSLLANPVTALVAPAVGIIVFALWGFLPLVKDIRNRIDHGGNWKQSPTYLISRSCLQPLLLWTGATLICRGLDPVVLRSSASQAVKTRLVTFVRSLSTVLAIAYVLTSLIQQVHKFLVDVRNPNDTKKMGLDFTVKAIYTGIWIAALSLFMELLGVNTKKWITAGGFGTVLLTLAGREILTNFISSVMINASRPFIVNEWITANIDGVEITGVVERVGMWSPTVLRGDDKEAIYIPNHKFTVSIVRNNSRRSHWRIKSYLAISHMDAGKISIIVADMRKVLAKNQNIEQQRLHRRVFFEKIDETTQALMIYVSCFVKTSHLEEYLNVQEEVLLDFLRIIGHHRARLATQTRTVQKSYGNADIDNIPFGEEMYTRVRGRPLLIDTSAKVSEGKPKSRSTSREDQRVKTSASAETRVGSPDSASVSNSDKKEQKKMVSEDGPMKNSKNDHGMSTQASLAGKGEPRGSEATERQGDGSVSLPNPKKESRPGLEDNIVLGVALDGSKRTLPIEQGTDPHASESEQGTVEVGSLPKDKKGQSHMP from the exons ATGGCAGTTGGGATGACATCCCACCTCTTCCAGGGAGGGACTACTACCAGCAGATTTAGCCAAATCAACAAATTTAGA GGGCAGGATTTATTGGTTCAGAACGTGTTGGATAGGAGCTACAGGCCCATGCTTTATGTGCCTTGTAGACATAGGGCCTCGGGCGCTAAATCTTTTGCTTTGCCAGTGTCTTGGAAGGAAATTCCGCTGGTCAAGAGTACGTCGTCAGTATTGGCTAG GTCGTGTGACAGTTTACTTGCAAATCCTGTCACTGCCCTTGTGGCACCTGCAGTTGGAATAATTGTCTTTGCCCTATGGGGCTTTTTGCCTCTAGTGAAGGACATTAGAAACCGTATTGAT CACGGAGGAAACTGGAAACAGAGCCCCACATACCTAATTTCTAGGTCCTGCCTTCAACCTTTGCTTCTTTGGACAGGAGCAACGCTAATCTGCAG GGGTTTGGATCCAGTTGTGCTACGTTCATCAGCAAGCCAAGCTGTTAAAACGCGTCTTGTAACTTTTGTGAGATCTTTATCTACCGTCCTGGCTATTGCATATGTCCTTACAAG CTTGATTCAGCAGGTACATAAATTCCTAGTGGATGTACGTAACCCCAATGACACAAAAAAA ATGGGTTTGGATTTTACCGTGAAAGCTATCTATACTGGCATTTGGATTGCTGCTCTTTCTCTCTTCATGGAGTTGCTGGGTGTCAATACCAAGAAGTGGATAACTGCTGGAGGTTTTGGGACAGTATTGCTTACGCTTGCTGGTCGTGAG ATTTTGACTAACTTCATCTCGAGTGTTATGATCAACGCCTCACGCCCATTTATTGTGAATGAATGGATCACTGCAAACATAGATGGTGTTGAGATCACTGGTGTTGTTGAG CGTGTTGGTATGTGGTCACCAACAGTTCTTAGAGGTGACGACAAAGAAGCTATATACATTCCTAACCATAAGTTCACAGTGTCCATAGTGAGAAATAACAGTCGAAGGAGCCACTGGCGTATTAAGAGCTATCTTGCGATAAGCCACATGGATGCTGGAAAAATTAGT ATAATTGTTGCGGACATGAGGAAAGTCTTGGCTAAAAATCAGAATATAGAACAACAGAGGCTACATAGAAGAGTATTTTTTGAGAAAATTGACGAAACGACCCAAGCTCTCATG ATTTACGTATCCTGCTTTGTGAAGACTTCACATCTTGAGGAGTATCTGAATGTCCAG GaggaagttttgttggattttctTAGAATAATTGGCCATCACAGGGCAAGGCTTGCCACCCAAACTCGAACGGTCCAGAAATCATATGGCAATGCAGACATAGATAACATTCCTTTTGGAGAGGAGATGTACACTCGTGTACGTGGCCGTCCACTTCTGATTGACACCTCTGCAAAGGTCAGTGAAGGCAAGCCTAAATCTAGATCAACCTCACGTGAAGATCAGAGAGTGAAGACAAGCGCATCGGCTGAGACCAGGGTAGGTTCACCAGATAGTGCTAGTGTAAGCAACTCTGACAAGAAGGAACAGAAAAAGATGGTGTCAGAAGATGGTCCAATGAAGAATAGCAAGAATGATCATGGGATGTCAACACAAGCATCTCTGGCTGGTAAAGGGGAGCCTCGAGGATCCGAGGCCACGGAGCGACAAGGAGATGGGTCAGTTTCTCTTCCTAATCCTAAGAAAGAATCTAGACCTGGCCTGGAAGATAACATCGTTCTGGGTGTAGCACTTGATGGCTCCAAGAGGACACTCCCCATCGAACAAGGAACAGATCCTCATGCATCCGAAAGCGAGCAAGGCACAGTTGAGGTTGGTTCATTGCCGAAAGATAAGAAAGGTCAAAGCCATATGCCATGA
- the LOC123164896 gene encoding mechanosensitive ion channel protein 2, chloroplastic isoform X1, translating into MAVGMTSHLFQGGTTTSRFSQINKFRSPEKRCSLSLPSTSLPFVAYGQDLLVQNVLDRSYRPMLYVPCRHRASGAKSFALPVSWKEIPLVKSTSSVLARSCDSLLANPVTALVAPAVGIIVFALWGFLPLVKDIRNRIDHGGNWKQSPTYLISRSCLQPLLLWTGATLICRGLDPVVLRSSASQAVKTRLVTFVRSLSTVLAIAYVLTSLIQQVHKFLVDVRNPNDTKKMGLDFTVKAIYTGIWIAALSLFMELLGVNTKKWITAGGFGTVLLTLAGREILTNFISSVMINASRPFIVNEWITANIDGVEITGVVERVGMWSPTVLRGDDKEAIYIPNHKFTVSIVRNNSRRSHWRIKSYLAISHMDAGKISIIVADMRKVLAKNQNIEQQRLHRRVFFEKIDETTQALMIYVSCFVKTSHLEEYLNVQEEVLLDFLRIIGHHRARLATQTRTVQKSYGNADIDNIPFGEEMYTRVRGRPLLIDTSAKVSEGKPKSRSTSREDQRVKTSASAETRVGSPDSASVSNSDKKEQKKMVSEDGPMKNSKNDHGMSTQASLAGKGEPRGSEATERQGDGSVSLPNPKKESRPGLEDNIVLGVALDGSKRTLPIEQGTDPHASESEQGTVEVGSLPKDKKGQSHMP; encoded by the exons ATGGCAGTTGGGATGACATCCCACCTCTTCCAGGGAGGGACTACTACCAGCAGATTTAGCCAAATCAACAAATTTAGA AGCCCGGAGAAGCGTTGTTCTCTCTCCTTGCCATCCACTTCGCTTCCTTTTGTTGCTTAT GGGCAGGATTTATTGGTTCAGAACGTGTTGGATAGGAGCTACAGGCCCATGCTTTATGTGCCTTGTAGACATAGGGCCTCGGGCGCTAAATCTTTTGCTTTGCCAGTGTCTTGGAAGGAAATTCCGCTGGTCAAGAGTACGTCGTCAGTATTGGCTAG GTCGTGTGACAGTTTACTTGCAAATCCTGTCACTGCCCTTGTGGCACCTGCAGTTGGAATAATTGTCTTTGCCCTATGGGGCTTTTTGCCTCTAGTGAAGGACATTAGAAACCGTATTGAT CACGGAGGAAACTGGAAACAGAGCCCCACATACCTAATTTCTAGGTCCTGCCTTCAACCTTTGCTTCTTTGGACAGGAGCAACGCTAATCTGCAG GGGTTTGGATCCAGTTGTGCTACGTTCATCAGCAAGCCAAGCTGTTAAAACGCGTCTTGTAACTTTTGTGAGATCTTTATCTACCGTCCTGGCTATTGCATATGTCCTTACAAG CTTGATTCAGCAGGTACATAAATTCCTAGTGGATGTACGTAACCCCAATGACACAAAAAAA ATGGGTTTGGATTTTACCGTGAAAGCTATCTATACTGGCATTTGGATTGCTGCTCTTTCTCTCTTCATGGAGTTGCTGGGTGTCAATACCAAGAAGTGGATAACTGCTGGAGGTTTTGGGACAGTATTGCTTACGCTTGCTGGTCGTGAG ATTTTGACTAACTTCATCTCGAGTGTTATGATCAACGCCTCACGCCCATTTATTGTGAATGAATGGATCACTGCAAACATAGATGGTGTTGAGATCACTGGTGTTGTTGAG CGTGTTGGTATGTGGTCACCAACAGTTCTTAGAGGTGACGACAAAGAAGCTATATACATTCCTAACCATAAGTTCACAGTGTCCATAGTGAGAAATAACAGTCGAAGGAGCCACTGGCGTATTAAGAGCTATCTTGCGATAAGCCACATGGATGCTGGAAAAATTAGT ATAATTGTTGCGGACATGAGGAAAGTCTTGGCTAAAAATCAGAATATAGAACAACAGAGGCTACATAGAAGAGTATTTTTTGAGAAAATTGACGAAACGACCCAAGCTCTCATG ATTTACGTATCCTGCTTTGTGAAGACTTCACATCTTGAGGAGTATCTGAATGTCCAG GaggaagttttgttggattttctTAGAATAATTGGCCATCACAGGGCAAGGCTTGCCACCCAAACTCGAACGGTCCAGAAATCATATGGCAATGCAGACATAGATAACATTCCTTTTGGAGAGGAGATGTACACTCGTGTACGTGGCCGTCCACTTCTGATTGACACCTCTGCAAAGGTCAGTGAAGGCAAGCCTAAATCTAGATCAACCTCACGTGAAGATCAGAGAGTGAAGACAAGCGCATCGGCTGAGACCAGGGTAGGTTCACCAGATAGTGCTAGTGTAAGCAACTCTGACAAGAAGGAACAGAAAAAGATGGTGTCAGAAGATGGTCCAATGAAGAATAGCAAGAATGATCATGGGATGTCAACACAAGCATCTCTGGCTGGTAAAGGGGAGCCTCGAGGATCCGAGGCCACGGAGCGACAAGGAGATGGGTCAGTTTCTCTTCCTAATCCTAAGAAAGAATCTAGACCTGGCCTGGAAGATAACATCGTTCTGGGTGTAGCACTTGATGGCTCCAAGAGGACACTCCCCATCGAACAAGGAACAGATCCTCATGCATCCGAAAGCGAGCAAGGCACAGTTGAGGTTGGTTCATTGCCGAAAGATAAGAAAGGTCAAAGCCATATGCCATGA
- the LOC123164896 gene encoding mechanosensitive ion channel protein 2, chloroplastic isoform X4, translating to MAVGMTSHLFQGGTTTSRFSQINKFRVQLAHSLLVKRCSLSLPSTSLPFVAYGQDLLVQNVLDRSYRPMLYVPCRHRASGAKSFALPVSWKEIPLVKSTSSVLARSCDSLLANPVTALVAPAVGIIVFALWGFLPLVKDIRNRIDHGGNWKQSPTYLISRSCLQPLLLWTGATLICRGLDPVVLRSSASQAVKTRLVTFVRSLSTVLAIAYVLTSLIQQVHKFLVDVRNPNDTKKMGLDFTVKAIYTGIWIAALSLFMELLGVNTKKWITAGGFGTVLLTLAGREILTNFISSVMINASRPFIVNEWITANIDGVEITGVVERVGMWSPTVLRGDDKEAIYIPNHKFTVSIVRNNSRRSHWRIKSYLAISHMDAGKISIIVADMRKVLAKNQNIEQQRLHRRVFFEKIDETTQALMIYVSCFVKTSHLEEYLNVQEEVLLDFLRIIGHHRARLATQTRTVQKSYGNADIDNIPFGEEMYTRVRGRPLLIDTSAKVSEGKPKSRSTSREDQRVKTSASAETRVGSPDSASVSNSDKKEQKKMVSEDGPMKNSKNDHGMSTQASLAGKGEPRGSEATERQGDGSVSLPNPKKESRPGLEDNIVLGVALDGSKRTLPIEQGTDPHASESEQGTVEVGSLPKDKKGQSHMP from the exons ATGGCAGTTGGGATGACATCCCACCTCTTCCAGGGAGGGACTACTACCAGCAGATTTAGCCAAATCAACAAATTTAGAGTACAACTTGCTCATTCTTTACTTGTA AAGCGTTGTTCTCTCTCCTTGCCATCCACTTCGCTTCCTTTTGTTGCTTAT GGGCAGGATTTATTGGTTCAGAACGTGTTGGATAGGAGCTACAGGCCCATGCTTTATGTGCCTTGTAGACATAGGGCCTCGGGCGCTAAATCTTTTGCTTTGCCAGTGTCTTGGAAGGAAATTCCGCTGGTCAAGAGTACGTCGTCAGTATTGGCTAG GTCGTGTGACAGTTTACTTGCAAATCCTGTCACTGCCCTTGTGGCACCTGCAGTTGGAATAATTGTCTTTGCCCTATGGGGCTTTTTGCCTCTAGTGAAGGACATTAGAAACCGTATTGAT CACGGAGGAAACTGGAAACAGAGCCCCACATACCTAATTTCTAGGTCCTGCCTTCAACCTTTGCTTCTTTGGACAGGAGCAACGCTAATCTGCAG GGGTTTGGATCCAGTTGTGCTACGTTCATCAGCAAGCCAAGCTGTTAAAACGCGTCTTGTAACTTTTGTGAGATCTTTATCTACCGTCCTGGCTATTGCATATGTCCTTACAAG CTTGATTCAGCAGGTACATAAATTCCTAGTGGATGTACGTAACCCCAATGACACAAAAAAA ATGGGTTTGGATTTTACCGTGAAAGCTATCTATACTGGCATTTGGATTGCTGCTCTTTCTCTCTTCATGGAGTTGCTGGGTGTCAATACCAAGAAGTGGATAACTGCTGGAGGTTTTGGGACAGTATTGCTTACGCTTGCTGGTCGTGAG ATTTTGACTAACTTCATCTCGAGTGTTATGATCAACGCCTCACGCCCATTTATTGTGAATGAATGGATCACTGCAAACATAGATGGTGTTGAGATCACTGGTGTTGTTGAG CGTGTTGGTATGTGGTCACCAACAGTTCTTAGAGGTGACGACAAAGAAGCTATATACATTCCTAACCATAAGTTCACAGTGTCCATAGTGAGAAATAACAGTCGAAGGAGCCACTGGCGTATTAAGAGCTATCTTGCGATAAGCCACATGGATGCTGGAAAAATTAGT ATAATTGTTGCGGACATGAGGAAAGTCTTGGCTAAAAATCAGAATATAGAACAACAGAGGCTACATAGAAGAGTATTTTTTGAGAAAATTGACGAAACGACCCAAGCTCTCATG ATTTACGTATCCTGCTTTGTGAAGACTTCACATCTTGAGGAGTATCTGAATGTCCAG GaggaagttttgttggattttctTAGAATAATTGGCCATCACAGGGCAAGGCTTGCCACCCAAACTCGAACGGTCCAGAAATCATATGGCAATGCAGACATAGATAACATTCCTTTTGGAGAGGAGATGTACACTCGTGTACGTGGCCGTCCACTTCTGATTGACACCTCTGCAAAGGTCAGTGAAGGCAAGCCTAAATCTAGATCAACCTCACGTGAAGATCAGAGAGTGAAGACAAGCGCATCGGCTGAGACCAGGGTAGGTTCACCAGATAGTGCTAGTGTAAGCAACTCTGACAAGAAGGAACAGAAAAAGATGGTGTCAGAAGATGGTCCAATGAAGAATAGCAAGAATGATCATGGGATGTCAACACAAGCATCTCTGGCTGGTAAAGGGGAGCCTCGAGGATCCGAGGCCACGGAGCGACAAGGAGATGGGTCAGTTTCTCTTCCTAATCCTAAGAAAGAATCTAGACCTGGCCTGGAAGATAACATCGTTCTGGGTGTAGCACTTGATGGCTCCAAGAGGACACTCCCCATCGAACAAGGAACAGATCCTCATGCATCCGAAAGCGAGCAAGGCACAGTTGAGGTTGGTTCATTGCCGAAAGATAAGAAAGGTCAAAGCCATATGCCATGA
- the LOC123164896 gene encoding mechanosensitive ion channel protein 2, chloroplastic isoform X3 → MAVGMTSHLFQGGTTTSRFSQINKFRSPEKRCSLSLPSTSLPFVAYGQDLLVQNVLDRSYRPMLYVPCRHRASGAKSFALPVSWKEIPLVKSTSSVLARSCDSLLANPVTALVAPAVGIIVFALWGFLPLVKDIRNRIDHGGNWKQSPTYLISRSCLQPLLLWTGATLICRGLDPVVLRSSASQAVKTRLVTFVRSLSTVLAIAYVLTSLIQQVHKFLVDVRNPNDTKKMGLDFTVKAIYTGIWIAALSLFMELLGVNTKKWITAGGFGTVLLTLAGREILTNFISSVMINASRPFIVNEWITANIDGVEITGVVERVGMWSPTVLRGDDKEAIYIPNHKFTVSIVRNNSRRSHWRIKSYLAISHMDAGKISIIVADMRKVLAKNQNIEQQRLHRRVFFEKIDETTQALMIYVSCFVKTSHLEEYLNVQEEVLLDFLRIIGHHRARLATQTRTVQKSYGNADIDNIPFGEEMYTRVRGRPLLIDTSAKVSEGKPKSRSTSREDQRVKTSASAETRVGSPDSASVSNSDKKEQKKMVSEDGPMKNSKNDHGMSTQASLAGKGEPRGSEATERQGDGT, encoded by the exons ATGGCAGTTGGGATGACATCCCACCTCTTCCAGGGAGGGACTACTACCAGCAGATTTAGCCAAATCAACAAATTTAGA AGCCCGGAGAAGCGTTGTTCTCTCTCCTTGCCATCCACTTCGCTTCCTTTTGTTGCTTAT GGGCAGGATTTATTGGTTCAGAACGTGTTGGATAGGAGCTACAGGCCCATGCTTTATGTGCCTTGTAGACATAGGGCCTCGGGCGCTAAATCTTTTGCTTTGCCAGTGTCTTGGAAGGAAATTCCGCTGGTCAAGAGTACGTCGTCAGTATTGGCTAG GTCGTGTGACAGTTTACTTGCAAATCCTGTCACTGCCCTTGTGGCACCTGCAGTTGGAATAATTGTCTTTGCCCTATGGGGCTTTTTGCCTCTAGTGAAGGACATTAGAAACCGTATTGAT CACGGAGGAAACTGGAAACAGAGCCCCACATACCTAATTTCTAGGTCCTGCCTTCAACCTTTGCTTCTTTGGACAGGAGCAACGCTAATCTGCAG GGGTTTGGATCCAGTTGTGCTACGTTCATCAGCAAGCCAAGCTGTTAAAACGCGTCTTGTAACTTTTGTGAGATCTTTATCTACCGTCCTGGCTATTGCATATGTCCTTACAAG CTTGATTCAGCAGGTACATAAATTCCTAGTGGATGTACGTAACCCCAATGACACAAAAAAA ATGGGTTTGGATTTTACCGTGAAAGCTATCTATACTGGCATTTGGATTGCTGCTCTTTCTCTCTTCATGGAGTTGCTGGGTGTCAATACCAAGAAGTGGATAACTGCTGGAGGTTTTGGGACAGTATTGCTTACGCTTGCTGGTCGTGAG ATTTTGACTAACTTCATCTCGAGTGTTATGATCAACGCCTCACGCCCATTTATTGTGAATGAATGGATCACTGCAAACATAGATGGTGTTGAGATCACTGGTGTTGTTGAG CGTGTTGGTATGTGGTCACCAACAGTTCTTAGAGGTGACGACAAAGAAGCTATATACATTCCTAACCATAAGTTCACAGTGTCCATAGTGAGAAATAACAGTCGAAGGAGCCACTGGCGTATTAAGAGCTATCTTGCGATAAGCCACATGGATGCTGGAAAAATTAGT ATAATTGTTGCGGACATGAGGAAAGTCTTGGCTAAAAATCAGAATATAGAACAACAGAGGCTACATAGAAGAGTATTTTTTGAGAAAATTGACGAAACGACCCAAGCTCTCATG ATTTACGTATCCTGCTTTGTGAAGACTTCACATCTTGAGGAGTATCTGAATGTCCAG GaggaagttttgttggattttctTAGAATAATTGGCCATCACAGGGCAAGGCTTGCCACCCAAACTCGAACGGTCCAGAAATCATATGGCAATGCAGACATAGATAACATTCCTTTTGGAGAGGAGATGTACACTCGTGTACGTGGCCGTCCACTTCTGATTGACACCTCTGCAAAGGTCAGTGAAGGCAAGCCTAAATCTAGATCAACCTCACGTGAAGATCAGAGAGTGAAGACAAGCGCATCGGCTGAGACCAGGGTAGGTTCACCAGATAGTGCTAGTGTAAGCAACTCTGACAAGAAGGAACAGAAAAAGATGGTGTCAGAAGATGGTCCAATGAAGAATAGCAAGAATGATCATGGGATGTCAACACAAGCATCTCTGGCTGGTAAAGGGGAGCCTCGAGGATCCGAGGCCACGGAGCGACAAGGAGATGG CACTTGA